In one window of Oncorhynchus masou masou isolate Uvic2021 unplaced genomic scaffold, UVic_Omas_1.1 unplaced_scaffold_2864, whole genome shotgun sequence DNA:
- the LOC135533977 gene encoding uncharacterized protein LOC135533977, translating to MTQVSADGWGYLSQLSPPHHPKTQVSADGRGTSVNYHPLTTPTPRSLQTAGVPQSFITPSPPQDPGLCRRPGYLSHLSPPHHPKTQVSADGWGYLSHLSPPHHPKTQVSADGGGYLSHLSPPHHPKTQVSADGWGYLSHLSPPHHPKTQVSADGWGYLSHLSPPHHPKTQVSADGWGYLSHLSPPHHPKTQVSADGWGTSVIYHPLTTPRPRSLQTAGGTSVIYHPPHHPKTQVSADGRGYLSHLSPPSPPQDPGLCRRLGYLSHLSPPSPPQDPGRCRRLGVPQSVITPSPPQDPGLCRRLGVPQSFITPSPPQDPGLCRRLGVPQSFITPLTTPRPRSLQTAGGTSVIYHPPHHPKTQVSADGWGYLSHLSPPSPPQDPGLCRRLGEPQSFITPSPPQDPGLCRRLGVPQSFITPSPPQDPGLCRRLGVPQSFITPSPPQDPGLCRRLGYLSHLSPPHHPKTQVSADGWGYLSHLSPPHHPKTQVSADGWGYLSHLSPPHHPKTQVSADGRGYLSHLSPPHHPKTQVSADGRGTSVIYHPLTTPRPRSLQTAGGTSVIYHPLTTPRPRSLQTAGVPQSFITPSPPQDPGLCRRPGYLSHLSPPHHPKTQVSADGWGYLSHLSPPHHPKTQVSADGRGYLSHLSPPHHPKTQVSADGWGNLSHLSPPSPPQDPGLCRRQGVPQSFITPLTTPRPRSLQTAGGTSVIYHPLTTPRPRSLQTAGGTSVIYHPPHHPKTQVSADGRGYLSHLSPPSPPPVIQLRE from the coding sequence ATGACCCAGGTCTCTGCAGACGGCTGGGGGTACCTCAGTCAATTATCACCCCCTCACCACCCCAAGACCCAGGTCTCTGCAGACGGCCGGGGTACCTCAGTCAATTATCACCCCCTCACCACCCCAACACCCAGGTCTCTGCAGACGGCCGGGGTACCTCAGTCATTTATCACCCCCTCACCACCCCAAGACCCAGGTCTCTGCAGACGGCCGGGGTACCTCAGTCATTTATCACCCCCTCACCACCCCAAGACCCAGGTCTCTGCAGACGGCTGGGGGTACCTCAGTCATTTATCACCCCCTCACCACCCCAAGACCCAGGTCTCTGCAGACGGCGGGGGGTACCTCAGTCATTTATCACCCCCTCACCACCCCAAGACCCAGGTCTCTGCAGACGGCTGGGGGTACCTCAGTCATTTATCACCCCCTCACCACCCCAAGACCCAGGTCTCTGCAGACGGCTGGGGGTACCTCAGTCATTTATCACCCCCTCACCACCCCAAGACCCAGGTCTCTGCAGACGGCTGGGGGTACCTCAGTCATTTATCACCCCCTCACCACCCCAAGACCCAGGTCTCTGCAGACGGCTGGGGTACCTCAGTCATTTATCACCCCCTCACCACCCCAAGACCCAGGTCTCTGCAGACGGCTGGGGGTACCTCAGTCATTTATCACCCCCCTCACCACCCCAAGACCCAGGTCTCTGCAGACGGCAGGGGGTACCTCAGTCATTTATCACCCCCCTCACCACCCCAAGACCCAGGTCTCTGCAGACGGCTGGGGTACCTCAGTCATTTATCACCCCCCTCACCACCCCAAGACCCAGGTCGCTGCAGACGGCTGGGGGTACCTCAGTCAGTTATCACCCCCTCACCACCCCAAGACCCAGGTCTCTGCAGACGGCTGGGGGTACCTCAGTCATTTATCACCCCCTCACCACCCCAAGACCCAGGTCTCTGCAGACGGCTGGGGGTACCTCAGTCATTTATCACCCCCCTCACCACCCCAAGACCCAGGTCTCTGCAGACGGCTGGGGGTACCTCAGTCATTTATCACCCCCCTCACCACCCCAAGACCCAGGTCTCTGCAGACGGCTGGGGGTACCTCAGTCATTTATCACCCCCCTCACCACCCCAAGACCCAGGTCTCTGCAGACGGCTGGGGGAACCTCAGTCATTTATCACCCCCTCACCACCCCAAGACCCAGGTCTCTGCAGACGGCTGGGGGTACCTCAGTCATTTATCACCCCCTCACCACCCCAAGACCCAGGTCTCTGCAGACGGCTGGGGGTACCTCAGTCATTTATCACCCCCTCACCACCCCAAGACCCAGGTCTCTGCAGACGGCTGGGGTACCTCAGTCATTTATCACCCCCTCACCACCCCAAGACCCAGGTCTCTGCAGACGGCTGGGGGTACCTCAGTCATTTATCACCCCCTCACCACCCCAAGACCCAGGTCTCTGCAGACGGCTGGGGGTACCTCAGTCATTTATCACCCCCTCACCACCCCAAGACCCAGGTCTCTGCAGACGGCCGGGGGTACCTCAGTCATTTATCACCCCCTCACCACCCCAAGACCCAGGTCTCTGCAGACGGCCGGGGTACCTCAGTCATTTATCACCCCCTCACCACCCCAAGACCCAGGTCTCTGCAGACGGCTGGGGGTACCTCAGTCATTTATCACCCCCTCACCACCCCAAGACCCAGGTCTCTGCAGACGGCAGGGGTACCTCAGTCATTTATCACCCCCTCACCACCCCAAGACCCAGGTCTCTGCAGACGGCCGGGGTACCTCAGTCATTTATCACCCCCTCACCACCCCAAGACCCAGGTCTCTGCAGACGGCTGGGGGTACCTCAGTCATTTATCACCCCCTCACCACCCCAAGACCCAGGTCTCTGCAGACGGCAGGGGGTACCTCAGTCATTTATCACCCCCTCACCACCCCAAGACCCAGGTCTCTGCAGACGGCTGGGGGAACCTCAGTCATTTATCACCCCCCTCACCACCCCAAGACCCAGGTCTCTGCAGACGGCAGGGGGTACCTCAGTCATTTATCACCCCCCTCACCACCCCAAGACCCAGGTCTCTGCAGACGGCTGGGGGTACCTCAGTCATTTATCACCCCCTCACCACCCCAAGACCCAGGTCTCTGCAGACGGCTGGGGGTACCTCAGTCATTTATCACCCCCCTCACCACCCCAAGACCCAGGTCTCTGCAGACGGCAGGGGGTACCTCAGTCATTTATCACCCCCCTCACCACCCCCAGTGATCCAACTAAGAGAGTGA